Proteins from a single region of Sinorhizobium alkalisoli:
- a CDS encoding transposase: MTDKDNEELAKITARATEIQARLNTAYSAEELRRPLSTRVVHSLIASSIASVAVKLASLSSRIALLEEGGIRYAGIYQRAVAYSKGDAVTHAGSLWIALKTVPVGAAPSSDPVYWQLAAKGGKPVKCTPQGSRSV, encoded by the coding sequence ATGACGGACAAGGACAACGAGGAACTCGCCAAGATCACGGCGCGTGCCACCGAGATCCAGGCCCGCCTCAATACCGCCTACTCGGCGGAAGAACTTCGTCGGCCGCTAAGCACGCGTGTTGTGCACTCGCTGATCGCAAGTTCAATCGCCAGCGTCGCTGTGAAGTTGGCGTCACTTTCTTCCCGTATCGCCTTACTTGAGGAAGGCGGGATCAGATACGCGGGCATTTACCAACGCGCGGTCGCGTACTCAAAAGGCGACGCCGTCACACACGCCGGCAGCCTATGGATCGCATTAAAGACTGTTCCTGTAGGCGCCGCGCCCAGCAGCGATCCTGTCTATTGGCAATTGGCGGCTAAGGGCGGCAAACCGGTGAAGTGCACTCCGCAGGGGTCGAGGTCGGTATGA
- a CDS encoding trypsin-like peptidase domain-containing protein produces MSEDTTHAELVEPKCDTQRLTQVPGAINPLEYAKSSVIRVGDGRGFVAQTVDKPVIITCAHCLPHMPPAIGGIMMTEERTYPRLVGMLGDEPTITVECLFVDPVADVAVLGEPDGHELEDESEAYRAFVEEREGLPIAAEQNAALPPGNRKGAWLTLEGKWVCHSLDVNARYVWTSERCEAGMSGSPIILDTVRGTVVGVVASTAFHPRLVTSLPAWLLRELVMR; encoded by the coding sequence GTGTCCGAAGACACCACCCATGCAGAACTGGTTGAACCGAAATGCGACACTCAGCGCCTCACTCAAGTGCCAGGTGCCATCAATCCGCTTGAATACGCCAAGAGCTCCGTGATCCGGGTCGGGGACGGCCGGGGATTCGTAGCACAAACAGTCGATAAGCCTGTCATCATCACTTGTGCGCATTGCCTACCGCATATGCCGCCTGCAATCGGCGGCATAATGATGACCGAGGAGAGGACCTACCCCCGCCTGGTGGGCATGCTCGGGGACGAACCAACGATTACCGTGGAATGCCTGTTCGTCGATCCTGTAGCCGATGTCGCAGTGCTCGGCGAACCAGACGGTCATGAACTTGAGGATGAATCGGAAGCCTATCGCGCGTTTGTTGAGGAACGGGAAGGCTTGCCTATTGCTGCCGAACAGAACGCGGCATTGCCCCCCGGCAATCGCAAAGGCGCGTGGCTGACGCTTGAAGGCAAATGGGTTTGCCACAGCTTGGACGTTAACGCCCGATACGTTTGGACCAGCGAGCGATGCGAGGCCGGGATGAGCGGAAGCCCGATAATCCTCGATACGGTTCGTGGAACCGTTGTCGGCGTGGTCGCGAGCACTGCGTTTCATCCGCGGCTCGTCACATCATTGCCCGCTTGGCTCTTGCGGGAACTCGTGATGCGCTGA
- a CDS encoding succinoglycan biosynthesis protein exoi produces the protein MLHGYRNTKKRSLLFTAPGLVIGALAVGAAGASTVSDLLGSGSSGATCNIKGNISIDTGERIFHVPGQRYYSSTKISPQYGERWFCSEFEAWAAGWRKSKV, from the coding sequence ATGCTTCACGGTTATCGCAACACAAAAAAGAGGTCGTTGCTTTTCACGGCGCCGGGCTTGGTCATCGGGGCACTTGCAGTAGGTGCTGCCGGCGCCTCGACCGTGAGCGACCTTCTAGGTTCCGGCAGCTCGGGGGCAACCTGCAACATTAAAGGCAACATCAGCATTGATACGGGAGAGCGTATCTTTCATGTGCCCGGGCAACGATACTATTCGAGCACGAAGATCAGTCCTCAGTATGGGGAACGCTGGTTTTGCTCGGAATTTGAAGCGTGGGCCGCCGGCTGGCGGAAGTCGAAGGTATGA
- a CDS encoding DpnI domain-containing protein: MATVRQALGTFGEDRVVRDCDCPRCKREKTLVRLPPNFKCADVICDFCGYLAQVKACSAKRLDRLPKTILGAAWGPQLERMQAAIYFPLYVVVVGPTADYSIFYLAADLQEPEMFKPRKPLSETARRAGWQGFIYDMESVEDRAVRLR, from the coding sequence ATGGCCACTGTCCGACAGGCGCTTGGAACATTTGGAGAGGACCGGGTTGTCCGAGATTGCGATTGTCCCAGATGCAAGAGGGAGAAGACCCTCGTTCGCCTTCCCCCCAACTTCAAATGCGCGGACGTCATCTGTGATTTTTGCGGCTATTTGGCCCAGGTTAAGGCTTGTAGTGCGAAACGGTTGGACCGCCTGCCGAAAACAATCTTAGGCGCGGCATGGGGTCCCCAGCTGGAGCGTATGCAGGCGGCCATCTATTTTCCTCTTTATGTCGTTGTGGTCGGCCCGACCGCAGATTACTCAATCTTCTATCTTGCTGCGGATTTGCAGGAACCGGAGATGTTTAAGCCTCGTAAGCCTCTCTCGGAAACAGCTCGCCGCGCAGGTTGGCAGGGCTTTATCTACGACATGGAGAGTGTTGAAGATCGTGCCGTCCGGCTGCGATAG
- the ligD gene encoding non-homologous end-joining DNA ligase yields MNRRKAETKADPMPERVEPCLALLASEPPKGPEWVHEIKWDGYRVAVHIEPASVRILTRRGYDWTHRFPAVERAAEALQPITMILDGEVVVLDDRGRPDFGMLQQALGGVGGMKTAAAAILYAFDLLYYDRRDIRALPQRERRQMLEGVFSSQRGAILLSEEVQADGAELLRVACEHGLEGIVSKNREKPYRSGSRSGDWLKITCSRRDSFLIVGFEPSEALPSAIARLLLAARRGGELVYVGGVGTGFSDKEAFALRKVLNEIATDKPAVSLKRKGVIFTEPVLVAEIQYRAWTHEGKLRHPSFKGLRSKADETDVYEVDAIGDSE; encoded by the coding sequence ATGAACCGGCGCAAAGCAGAAACAAAGGCCGACCCGATGCCCGAGCGGGTCGAGCCGTGCCTCGCGCTTCTGGCATCCGAACCACCAAAAGGGCCGGAGTGGGTCCACGAGATCAAATGGGACGGTTACCGCGTCGCGGTCCATATCGAACCTGCTAGCGTCCGCATTCTCACGCGCAGGGGCTACGACTGGACACATCGTTTCCCTGCTGTCGAGAGAGCGGCCGAAGCGCTTCAGCCAATTACGATGATTCTAGATGGTGAGGTGGTTGTCCTGGACGACCGGGGCCGGCCGGATTTCGGGATGCTGCAACAGGCGCTCGGTGGCGTCGGCGGTATGAAGACAGCGGCCGCCGCGATCCTCTATGCATTTGACCTGCTGTACTACGACCGTCGCGACATTCGCGCTCTGCCGCAGAGAGAGCGCCGACAGATGCTCGAAGGCGTCTTCTCCAGCCAGAGGGGCGCGATCCTGCTCTCGGAGGAGGTGCAGGCCGATGGCGCGGAGCTGCTTCGTGTCGCGTGCGAGCACGGCCTTGAAGGCATTGTCAGCAAGAACCGGGAGAAGCCCTATCGGTCGGGGAGCCGCTCCGGCGATTGGCTGAAGATCACCTGCTCTCGGCGCGATAGTTTCCTAATCGTGGGTTTCGAACCATCGGAAGCCTTACCAAGTGCCATCGCAAGATTGCTGCTGGCCGCGCGAAGAGGAGGCGAGCTAGTCTATGTCGGCGGCGTCGGAACCGGCTTCAGCGACAAGGAAGCTTTCGCCCTGAGGAAGGTCCTCAACGAGATTGCTACCGACAAGCCAGCGGTGAGTTTGAAGCGCAAGGGCGTGATCTTCACCGAGCCCGTGCTCGTCGCTGAGATCCAGTATCGCGCTTGGACGCACGAGGGAAAGCTCCGGCACCCTTCCTTCAAGGGGCTACGCTCAAAAGCCGACGAAACAGATGTGTATGAAGTTGACGCCATCGGTGATTCAGAATGA
- a CDS encoding P-loop NTPase fold protein has product MSVQLVQEEISQFLLRAEPEVLCIRGRWGVGKTYTWTKRLEVAQKANKIGLARYSYVSLFGVNSLDELRFAIFENVITLSEGVRRADLATLDAYVSKLGSWRKLMRIASSLPVIRDVVGTDATSLVSFMTIRDQIVCIDDLERRGQNLDVSDVLGLISYLREQRNCKIVLILNDEQLDGDGKRDFEKNLEKVVDVSLVYEPSPEVSSGIAIDIPDPVGQEIRDRCVALGITNIRVIKRILRFATAIQPMLKELDPEVLKIAISSIALFSWSHDQPEHAPSLAFLKNKTMNTFGWPSEDDLPTKEAAWNSLLEAYGYTWTDDLDLVLIDGVCNGHFDPMRVKKAAQVVHERVVATKADGSFEDAWRSYHDTFDNNQDEVLDGIYQSFLKNVKYISPTNLNGTVKLFKELGRPEQAKELLDHYMANRNEERSFFDLQENLFGDNVDDGDVRAAFEARAVEIEEAPDLAAIMMAIKGGWGEGQLRVLAAAPVEEYRKAFKSHSGQELRQMLANVFQFERIVNASEEMREVPRRAREALEQIGSESPINARRVARFGVDVQPADGGDATQDKVIAAKIADVEQSA; this is encoded by the coding sequence ATGTCAGTACAGCTTGTGCAAGAGGAGATCTCGCAATTCCTACTTCGTGCTGAACCAGAAGTGTTGTGCATCCGAGGCAGATGGGGTGTCGGCAAGACATATACGTGGACGAAGCGACTGGAAGTGGCGCAAAAGGCCAACAAGATTGGTCTGGCGCGATACTCGTATGTTTCGCTTTTTGGTGTGAATTCCCTCGATGAACTGAGGTTTGCGATCTTCGAGAACGTAATCACCTTGAGCGAAGGGGTCAGGAGGGCCGACCTAGCAACGCTCGACGCATACGTTTCTAAACTCGGTTCCTGGCGAAAGCTGATGAGGATCGCGTCATCATTGCCGGTGATCAGAGATGTAGTGGGCACTGATGCCACATCACTCGTCTCATTCATGACGATACGGGATCAGATCGTCTGCATAGATGATCTCGAACGCCGCGGACAGAACCTCGATGTCAGTGATGTACTCGGCCTGATTTCCTATTTGCGGGAACAACGGAACTGCAAGATCGTCTTGATCCTGAACGACGAGCAACTGGATGGGGACGGTAAGCGCGACTTCGAAAAGAACCTCGAGAAAGTGGTCGACGTTTCCCTTGTCTACGAGCCGTCTCCCGAGGTTTCCTCCGGCATCGCGATCGACATTCCTGATCCCGTCGGTCAGGAGATTCGGGACCGGTGCGTGGCGCTTGGCATAACCAATATTCGTGTCATAAAGCGAATTCTCCGTTTCGCAACAGCGATTCAGCCTATGCTTAAGGAGCTTGATCCCGAGGTTCTGAAGATTGCAATCAGTTCGATTGCACTATTTTCATGGTCCCATGATCAACCCGAGCACGCGCCGTCGTTGGCCTTCCTTAAGAATAAGACAATGAACACGTTCGGATGGCCGTCGGAAGATGACCTTCCGACCAAAGAAGCAGCATGGAACAGTCTGCTCGAAGCCTATGGATATACGTGGACGGACGACCTTGATCTGGTACTTATCGATGGCGTTTGCAATGGCCATTTCGATCCCATGCGGGTGAAGAAGGCGGCGCAGGTTGTTCATGAACGCGTGGTGGCCACGAAGGCGGATGGGTCCTTCGAGGACGCATGGCGGAGTTACCATGATACGTTCGATAACAATCAGGACGAGGTCCTGGATGGAATCTATCAGTCTTTCCTGAAGAACGTTAAATACATCTCCCCCACCAACCTCAACGGGACGGTTAAGCTATTCAAGGAACTAGGACGGCCTGAACAGGCGAAAGAGTTGCTCGATCACTATATGGCTAATCGGAACGAGGAGCGGAGTTTTTTCGATCTTCAGGAGAATCTGTTTGGCGATAACGTCGATGATGGGGATGTCCGCGCGGCATTCGAGGCGCGAGCTGTTGAGATAGAAGAAGCGCCGGATCTTGCAGCAATAATGATGGCTATCAAGGGCGGTTGGGGTGAAGGTCAGTTGAGGGTCCTAGCGGCTGCGCCCGTTGAGGAATATCGGAAGGCATTTAAGTCGCACTCGGGCCAGGAATTACGGCAAATGCTCGCCAACGTGTTCCAGTTTGAGCGGATAGTGAATGCGTCTGAGGAGATGCGAGAGGTCCCACGGCGCGCTAGGGAAGCGCTCGAGCAGATCGGCTCGGAGTCGCCGATTAACGCACGACGCGTGGCCCGATTTGGTGTGGACGTTCAACCCGCCGACGGTGGAGACGCAACCCAGGATAAGGTGATAGCGGCGAAAATCGCTGACGTTGAACAAAGCGCTTAG